Genomic window (Rathayibacter sp. VKM Ac-2760):
CGGCTGCATCATCCCGCGGACGAAGCACCACTTCGAGGCGATGCGCTCGCGGCCGCCGCGCACTCCCGCCCGCCTGCAGCGCCTCGCCGGCTACACCGTCCGCGAGGTCGACGGGGCGAGCGAGGAGGAGGCGATCGCCTCCGCGCAGGCCGTCCTGCGCCGGGCGGGCTACCGCATCGAGCGGCACGACGACCCGCGCGGGCGCTGGTCGAGCGTCTCCGCCGAGCGCGGCTACCTCCGCGAGACCGGCAACCTGGTCTTCCACTCCGCGCTCGTCGGCATCCTCGTCGCCGTGGGCATCGGCGGCGGCTTCGGCTACAGCGGCCAGCGCGTGCTGGTCGAGGGCTCGCAGGGCTTCGCCAACAACCTGGCCGGCTACGACTCGTTCAACCCGGGCCGCTTCTTCGACAGCAGCCAGCTCGACCCGTACCAGCTGACCCTCGACTCGCTCGATGTGAAGTACGAGGAGCAGAACCAGCAGGCGCTCGGCCAGCCGGTCGACTTCACCGCGCACGTGACGACCACGCAGCGCGACGGAGACTCCTCCGACGAGACGATCAAGGTCAACGACCCGCTCGCGGTCGGCGGCACCAACGTCTACCTGCTCGGCAACGGCTACGCGCCCACCATCACCGTGCGGGACCCCTCGGGGAAGGCGATCTTCACCGACTCGGTGCCGTTCCTGCCGCAGGACGCGAATCTGACCTCGGTCGGCGTCGTCAAGGTGACCGACGGGCTCGCGGAGCAGGTCGGGCTGACCGGCTTCTTCTACCCGACCCAGGACGAGCTGGCCTCCGGAGCGTCGACCTCGATCTTCCCGGACCTGCAGTACCCGGTCCTCTCGCTCAACGTCTTCGAGGGCGACCTGGGCCTCGACGGCGGGGTGCCGACCTCGGTCTACGTGCTGAACACCGACACGCTCACCCGGCTCACCGGCGGGCAGACCGGCGTTCCCTCGATCACGCTCAAGCCGGGCGACTCCGCCGACCTGCCCAACGGACTCGGCACCGTCACCTTCGACAACGTCGGAGCGGACACCTCGGTCGTCGGGACGGACAGCGTCAAGCGCTTCGCGTCGTTCGACATCCACCACGACGCGACCCAGGGCTGGGTGCTGCTCTTCGCGATCCTCGTGCTCGCAGGGCTGCTCACCTCGCTCTTCGTGCCCCGCCGGCGCGTCTGGGTGAAGGCGACGGCCGCGCCGGACGGCGGACTGCTGCTCGAGTACGCCGGACTCGCCCGCGGCGAGGACCCGCAGCTCACCCGCGCGGTCCGCGCGATCGCCGACCGGCACGCGCCGCTCGACCAGCCCTGACGCCGGAGCGCTCCGGCGCCCGGGCGCAAGTACTGAACCTGTGCATGTGTGCAGGGGCGCCTCACGGCGCCGTCGCATACCCTGAAGGGGTGATCGAGACCCTCTCGCAGTACTCCGTGCTGTGCCTCTACTCCGCCATGGGCATCTACGCCCTGGCCTTCATCTTCTTCGCCATCGACCTCGCCCGGCGCTCGTCGATCGCCGACGGCGAGTCGATCGAGGTCGTCCGCGAGGCCGAGCGCGTCGCCTCCAGCGCCGCCGCCGACCGCGCCGCGAGCGGCAAGGCCACGGTCGCCTCCGTCGGCTCAGCGAGCGGCAACGGCCGCACCGCGACGCTCTCCCGCCTCGGCAGCCGCGTCGAGGACGAGGTCTACAACGCGCCCTCCCGGTCGAAGGCCATGCGGATCGGCTTCTCGCTCACGCTCCTCGCCTTCGTCCTGCACGTCGGAGCCACCGTCCTCCGCGGCATCGCCGCCGGCCGCGTGCCCTGGGCCAACATGTACGAGTTCTCGATCACCGGGACCGTCCTCATCATCGGCGTCTTCCTCGCCGTCCAGCTCCGCTGGGACCTCCGCTTCCTCGGCGCGTTCATCACCGGCCTCGTCCTCGTGCTCCTCGGCGTCGCCACCGTCAACTACTACGTCGACGTCGTCCCGCTGCCGCCGGCACTCCAGTCCTACTGGCTCGTCATCCACGTGCTCGTCGCGATCCTCGGCACCGCCTTCTTCGCTCTCGGCTTCGCGCTCTCCGTCACCCAGCTGCTCCAGTCCCGGAGGGAGACCAGCGGCGAGAACGCACCCGGCGTCCTCCGCTTCCTGCGCACCCTCCCCAGCTCGCTGACACTCGAGAACCTCGCCTACCGCGTCACCATCATCGGGTTCATCCTCTGGACCTTCACCCTCATCGCCGGCGCCGTCTGGGCCGAGAAGGCCTGGGGCCGCTACTGGGGCTGGGACACCAAGGAGGTCTGGACCTTCATCATCTGGACCATCTACGCCGGCTACATCCACGCCCGCGCCACCCGCGGCTGGCGCGGCACCCCCTCCGCCTGGCTCGCCATCATCGGCTTCTCCGCCGTCATGTTCAACTTCGGCGTCGTCAACGTGTTCTTCAAGGGGCTCCACGCCTACTCCGGCCTCGACACCGGCATGTGATCTGCGGGCGCTGGCGGGCGCGCTCGCGGCGTTGTCGTCGGGGTCCGTAGCTCCGCTACGCACCCCTCCTCCGCCTTGCGATCACACCCACCAGCACCCGCAGATCGAGTGCTGACGAGGGGGTGGGGCCGTCGCTGCGCGACGAGCCGGCGGAGCGGCGCCGTCGCTGTGCGACGAGCGAACGGGGCAGGCCGTCGCTGCGCGACGAGCCACGCGAGCGGCGCCGTCGCTGTGCGACGAGCGATCGAGGGGGAGCTGGGCGGACGTGCACGCCCCCCCGCTGGTCGAGTAGCCGCCGTAGGCGGCGTATCGAGACCCGCCTGCCGGTGGACGTCGCGTCCTCGCCGCGGGCGCCCGTGGCGCCTCCGCTCGAGCAGCGGGCCGGCGGGCGGCTGTAGGGCCGGGTCAGGCGCCGGTGATCACGTCGATCAGGTGCGGGGCGAAGGGGGCGGCCAGGGCGAGGACGAAGCGGGGGTGGGAGCCCTCGGGGTGGACGTCGCGGTAGATGCCGCGGAGGTCGGGGAGGGTCTGGCCGCGGCCCGGACCGAAGGACGTGTCGACGGCGACGGGGACGCGCGGGGCGGAGGAGAGCTCGAGCGCGCCGACGGCGATCGCGGCGGCCATCGGGTCGTGCAGCGCCGCCGTCCGGTCGCCGAAGTGGCCCACGTAGAAGTCGAAGTAGTAGTCGAGCGCGTGCCCGATCGCCGCCGCCAGCGGGTCCGCCGAGCCGGTCAGGACGTCGCGCTGCTCCTCGTTCAGCAAATGCTTCATCGTCACGTCCAGCGGGACCAGCGTGAGGTCCCAGTCCGCCGCGACGACCTCGGCGGCCGCCGCGGGATCGTGCCAGATGTTCGCCTCCGCGACCGCCGAGACGTTGCCCGGCGCGAGCCCCGCACCGCCCATCACGGTCACCGAGTGCAGCAGCGACGGCAGCTCCGGGTGCTTCCGCAGCGCGAGCGCCAGATTCGTCAGCGGGCCGATCGCGACCAGCCGCAGCTCGCCGCGGTGCTCGCGCGCGAGCCGGAGGAGCAGATCGGCCGGGTCCTCGTCCACCGGATCCGCGCCGGCGGGCAGCAGCACCCCGCCGATGCCGTTCTCGCCGTGCACGTGCGGCGACCCGCCCGAGTACGGCTCCTCGAGGAAGTCGTGCGCGCCCACCGCGACCGGGACGTCGGTCCGGCCGGCGAGCGCGAGCAGGCCGAGGCTGTTGACCGCCGCCTGCCGGGCGTCGGTGTTGCCGCTGACCGTGCTGACGCCGACGAGCTCGGCGAGAGGGGAGCGCAGCAGATAGGCGAGGGCGAGGGAGTCGTCGATGCCGGTGTCGCAGTCGAGGAACACGGGGACGGTCGGTGCGGTCACGGGACTCCGATGCTCGAAGAAGGGGGAGGGGTGCGGCGGGCATCGGCGGCCGGAGCACGTCCATTCTGGCCCTCCGGCGCCGTCGCCCCGACCGCGGGTAGCCTGAACCAGCGCCCGCCGTCCGGCCGGCGCCCGAGACGAGGAGGCGCCGTGCCGCGACCGTCGCTCGTCTCGACCGTCGCCGACGCGCTGCTCGACGAGATCGTCGCCGGTCGCATCCCGATCGGCTCCGAGCTGCCGAGCGAGGGCGAGCTGGCCCTCGCCCACGACGTCAGCCGCGCGACCATGCGCGAGGCGCTCGGCCGCCTGCAGGGCCTCAACGTCATCGACGCGCGCCGCGGCAAGCGCGGCTCGGTCAATCCGGTCGAGCGCTGGAGCGACCTGGAGCCGATCCTGCGTGCGACCGCCTCCGGGACCGACTCGGACGCCGCCTCGCTGCACCTGATCGAGGTGCGCGAGATGATCGAGACCGGCGCCTCGGCGCTCGCCGCCGCCCGCCGCTCCGACGCCGATCTCGCCCGGATGGAGGAGGAGCTCGAGCGGATGACCGCCGCGCACGACCGCGGCGACCTCGCCGCCTTCGTCGCCGCCGACATCGCCTTCCACGACGTGATCCTCTCCGCGACCGGCAACGTCTTCGTCGCGGCCGTCTTCGCCCCGCTCGCGAAGGTGATGCGGGCGAAGCGCGAGCAGACCTCGGCGCTCGTGCGGATCCAGGAGAACGCCCTGGTCAAGCACCGCGCGGTCCTCGAGGCGATCCGCTCCGGCGACGCCGACGCCTCCCGGGCCGCGATGGCCGACCACATCGCGCAGACGGCCGAGGACCTGCGGCGCTACGTGCTCCCCGGCGCCCCCGCCTCCGACGGCCCCGACCCCGCGAGTGCGGCCCGCGCGTAGCCCAGCGCGGTCGCGGCGAGCGGCCGCCAGCGCTCCAGCGCTGCGGTGTCCGGAGCCTCGCGCGGCACGCTCACCCACTCGCGCAGGGTCCGCCTGCCCATCACGACCGGGTCGGCGGCACCGCTCTCGATCAGCGCGACGGTGTCCGCCCGGGTGAGCTTCACGATCAGCCGGTCGTCGGAGCCGAGGAAGCAGACGATCCGCCCGCGGTGGCGGATCGCGGGGGAGCCGAACATTGTCGCGAGGTCGACGTCGGCGAGATTGCCGCGCTCGATCAGGTCCTCGAGCAGGTGCCGCCGTTCCGGGAGAGGGCTCGTCATGCCCGGAGGCTACTCGCGCAGGAGTTCGCGGGCTACTCGATCGGCAAGGGGGCCTGCCTGCTGGTCGAGTAGCCGCCGCAGGCGGCGTATCGAGACCCGCCTCGGCCTCGTCCCCGCTGCGCTCTTCCGGCGCGGCGCCGACTGCTTGTAAGATATCTGATACCCCAGGACGAAGGAGTACCGGTGATCTCGGAGACGACGCTGCTGCAGCAGTTCCCGGCGGAGGTGCCCGTCACGGCCGCGGCCGTGGTCGGCACGCGCACGGACCGCACGCCGATCCTGGTCGTCCTGGACGACGACCCCACCGGCACGCAGTCGGTCGCCGACCTGCCGGTGCTGACCGCGTGGGCGGAGGACGACCTCCGCTGGGCGCTCGCGACCGGAGCGCCGGCCGTCTACGTCCTCACCAACACGCGCAGCCTCGCTCCGGCGGATGCCGCCGAGCGCAACAGCGCGGTCGTGGCGAGCGCGCTCGCCGCCGCCCGCGCGATCGACGTGCCCGTCGCCTTCGTCAGCCGCGGCGACTCGACACTGCGCGGGCACTTCCCGCTCGAGACCGACGCGATCACCGCGGCGCTCGACGGCGCGGTCGACGCCGTGATCGTCGTTCCCGCCTTCCCGGACGCGGGACGGATCACGATCGGCGGCGTCCACTACATGCGCGGACCGGAGGGACTCCAGCCGGTCGCCGAGACCGAGTTCGCCCGCGACTCCACCTTCGGCTACGCGCACTCCGACCTGCGCGAGTGGGTGGCGGAGAAGACCGACGGGCGCTGGCCGGCCGACCGCGTCGTCGCGCTCGGGCTCGAGACGGTGCGGGCGGGCGCCGACGCGATCGCCGGCGTGCTCGCTCCGCTCCGCGACGGGGTGCCGGTGGTCGTCGACGCGGTCACCGAGGACGACCTGCGGCTGCTCGCGCTCGGGCTCGCGCAGGCGGAGGAGGCGGGCCTGCGGGTGCTCTACCGGGTCGGCCCGCCGTTCGTCCGCGCCCGCATCGGCCAGGAGGTGCGCCCGCCGCTCTCCGCCGCCGAGGTCTTCCCGAGCGGATCCGACGCGGACGAGCGCGCGCGCGGCGGTCTCGTCGTCGTCGGCTCGCACGTCGGCCTCACCTCGCGCCAGCTCGCGCGGCTCTCGGCGACCGGCTCGCTCCGCGCGACCCTCGAGATCGACGTCGACCGCGCCGTCGATCCCGATCGCGCCCCCGCGCACCTGGACGAGCTCGTCGAGCAGGCGGTGACGGCGCTCGCCGGGGGCGACGTCGCCGTGCACACCAGCCGCTCGCTCCGCCGCAGCGACGACCCGCAGGAGAGCCTCGACATCTCACGGCAGGTCTCCGCGGCCGTCGTCGCCGTCGTTCAGGGCGTC
Coding sequences:
- a CDS encoding cytochrome c biogenesis protein ResB, with protein sequence MASSPRSESDSSTAPGTDPADATQQKADASFRPADHFDSDGSITQPTLGFTGWVRWMWRQLTSMRTALFLLLLLAIAAVPGSLVPQRSSDPNGVTQYFVDNPDLAPLLDKVQAFDTYTSAWFSSIYLLLFVSLIGCIIPRTKHHFEAMRSRPPRTPARLQRLAGYTVREVDGASEEEAIASAQAVLRRAGYRIERHDDPRGRWSSVSAERGYLRETGNLVFHSALVGILVAVGIGGGFGYSGQRVLVEGSQGFANNLAGYDSFNPGRFFDSSQLDPYQLTLDSLDVKYEEQNQQALGQPVDFTAHVTTTQRDGDSSDETIKVNDPLAVGGTNVYLLGNGYAPTITVRDPSGKAIFTDSVPFLPQDANLTSVGVVKVTDGLAEQVGLTGFFYPTQDELASGASTSIFPDLQYPVLSLNVFEGDLGLDGGVPTSVYVLNTDTLTRLTGGQTGVPSITLKPGDSADLPNGLGTVTFDNVGADTSVVGTDSVKRFASFDIHHDATQGWVLLFAILVLAGLLTSLFVPRRRVWVKATAAPDGGLLLEYAGLARGEDPQLTRAVRAIADRHAPLDQP
- the ccsB gene encoding c-type cytochrome biogenesis protein CcsB, with protein sequence MGIYALAFIFFAIDLARRSSIADGESIEVVREAERVASSAAADRAASGKATVASVGSASGNGRTATLSRLGSRVEDEVYNAPSRSKAMRIGFSLTLLAFVLHVGATVLRGIAAGRVPWANMYEFSITGTVLIIGVFLAVQLRWDLRFLGAFITGLVLVLLGVATVNYYVDVVPLPPALQSYWLVIHVLVAILGTAFFALGFALSVTQLLQSRRETSGENAPGVLRFLRTLPSSLTLENLAYRVTIIGFILWTFTLIAGAVWAEKAWGRYWGWDTKEVWTFIIWTIYAGYIHARATRGWRGTPSAWLAIIGFSAVMFNFGVVNVFFKGLHAYSGLDTGM
- a CDS encoding nucleoside hydrolase, yielding MTAPTVPVFLDCDTGIDDSLALAYLLRSPLAELVGVSTVSGNTDARQAAVNSLGLLALAGRTDVPVAVGAHDFLEEPYSGGSPHVHGENGIGGVLLPAGADPVDEDPADLLLRLAREHRGELRLVAIGPLTNLALALRKHPELPSLLHSVTVMGGAGLAPGNVSAVAEANIWHDPAAAAEVVAADWDLTLVPLDVTMKHLLNEEQRDVLTGSADPLAAAIGHALDYYFDFYVGHFGDRTAALHDPMAAAIAVGALELSSAPRVPVAVDTSFGPGRGQTLPDLRGIYRDVHPEGSHPRFVLALAAPFAPHLIDVITGA
- a CDS encoding FCD domain-containing protein, producing the protein MPRPSLVSTVADALLDEIVAGRIPIGSELPSEGELALAHDVSRATMREALGRLQGLNVIDARRGKRGSVNPVERWSDLEPILRATASGTDSDAASLHLIEVREMIETGASALAAARRSDADLARMEEELERMTAAHDRGDLAAFVAADIAFHDVILSATGNVFVAAVFAPLAKVMRAKREQTSALVRIQENALVKHRAVLEAIRSGDADASRAAMADHIAQTAEDLRRYVLPGAPASDGPDPASAARA
- a CDS encoding four-carbon acid sugar kinase family protein; protein product: MISETTLLQQFPAEVPVTAAAVVGTRTDRTPILVVLDDDPTGTQSVADLPVLTAWAEDDLRWALATGAPAVYVLTNTRSLAPADAAERNSAVVASALAAARAIDVPVAFVSRGDSTLRGHFPLETDAITAALDGAVDAVIVVPAFPDAGRITIGGVHYMRGPEGLQPVAETEFARDSTFGYAHSDLREWVAEKTDGRWPADRVVALGLETVRAGADAIAGVLAPLRDGVPVVVDAVTEDDLRLLALGLAQAEEAGLRVLYRVGPPFVRARIGQEVRPPLSAAEVFPSGSDADERARGGLVVVGSHVGLTSRQLARLSATGSLRATLEIDVDRAVDPDRAPAHLDELVEQAVTALAGGDVAVHTSRSLRRSDDPQESLDISRQVSAAVVAVVQGVLARVRPRFVIAKGGITSSDVASKGLGIRRAIVRGPMLPGLVSLWEPVEGPAAGIPYIVFAGNVGDDESLAQVVATLRAPAL